Proteins encoded by one window of Collimonas fungivorans:
- a CDS encoding ABC transporter substrate-binding protein gives MMKRKLIAKAALLAVLCATAGYAAAAKTLVFCSEGSPEGFNPQLFTTGTTFDASSVPMYNRLVEFELGTTKPIPGLAESWTVSDDGLTYTFKLRKGVKFHSSAKFKPTRDFNADDVLFSFNRMGDASHPFHKLAAGQSFGYYLDMGMDKIIDKVEKVDDNTVVFKLKHPEAPFIADLGMDFASILSAEYADNMKKAGTPEVIDREPIGTGPFQFVSYQKDAVIRYKANDAFWGGRPKLDNLIYAITPDASVRYAKLKANECQVMAYPKPADIELMKADPAVTMMTKPGLNIGYISFNVEKKPFDNKLVRQALNMAVDKQTILKTVYQGAGVPAKNPIPPTLWGYNDKIKDYTYDPVKAKELLAKAGYPNGVEVEMWYLPVTRPYNPDGKRMAELIQADWAKIGVKTKLTTYEWTEYLKRSKQGDQHSMMFGWSGDNGDPDNFFAPLLGCEGVKGGGNTARWCNKDYEALIQKAKLTPKQDERAKLYEQAQVILHEEAPWIDLAHSVRFTPVRKEVIGFKMAVFAHHHFEKVDLAK, from the coding sequence ATGATGAAAAGAAAATTGATCGCCAAGGCGGCGCTGCTAGCCGTCCTGTGCGCCACTGCCGGTTATGCGGCTGCGGCCAAGACCCTGGTGTTCTGCTCGGAAGGCAGCCCGGAGGGCTTCAATCCGCAACTGTTCACTACCGGCACCACCTTCGATGCGTCGTCGGTGCCGATGTACAACCGCCTGGTCGAATTCGAACTGGGCACCACCAAGCCGATCCCGGGCCTGGCGGAATCCTGGACCGTGTCGGATGACGGCCTGACTTACACGTTCAAGCTGCGCAAGGGCGTCAAGTTCCATAGCAGCGCCAAGTTCAAGCCGACCCGCGATTTCAACGCTGACGACGTGCTGTTCTCGTTCAACCGCATGGGCGACGCCAGCCATCCGTTCCACAAGCTGGCCGCGGGGCAGAGCTTTGGTTACTACCTGGACATGGGCATGGACAAGATCATCGACAAGGTGGAAAAAGTCGACGACAACACGGTCGTGTTCAAGCTGAAACATCCGGAAGCGCCGTTCATCGCCGACCTCGGCATGGATTTCGCGTCCATCCTGTCGGCCGAGTATGCCGACAACATGAAGAAGGCCGGTACGCCTGAAGTGATCGACCGCGAACCTATCGGCACCGGGCCGTTCCAGTTCGTGTCCTATCAAAAAGACGCGGTGATCCGCTACAAGGCCAACGATGCGTTCTGGGGCGGCCGGCCGAAACTGGACAACCTGATCTACGCCATCACGCCTGACGCTTCGGTACGCTACGCCAAGCTCAAGGCCAACGAGTGCCAGGTAATGGCGTACCCGAAACCGGCCGACATCGAATTGATGAAAGCCGATCCGGCCGTCACCATGATGACCAAGCCGGGTTTGAACATCGGCTACATCTCGTTCAATGTCGAGAAAAAACCGTTCGACAACAAGCTGGTGCGCCAGGCGCTGAACATGGCGGTCGACAAGCAGACCATCCTCAAGACCGTTTACCAGGGCGCCGGCGTTCCAGCCAAGAACCCGATCCCGCCGACGCTGTGGGGCTATAACGACAAGATCAAGGACTACACCTACGATCCGGTCAAGGCCAAGGAATTGCTGGCCAAGGCCGGCTACCCGAACGGCGTCGAAGTCGAGATGTGGTACCTGCCGGTAACCCGTCCCTACAATCCGGACGGCAAGCGCATGGCCGAGCTGATCCAGGCCGACTGGGCGAAAATCGGCGTCAAGACCAAGCTCACCACCTACGAATGGACCGAGTACCTGAAGCGCAGCAAGCAGGGCGACCAGCACTCGATGATGTTCGGCTGGTCGGGCGACAACGGCGATCCGGACAATTTCTTCGCGCCGCTGCTGGGCTGTGAAGGCGTCAAGGGCGGCGGCAATACCGCACGCTGGTGCAACAAGGACTACGAAGCGCTGATCCAGAAAGCCAAGCTGACGCCAAAGCAGGATGAACGCGCCAAGCTGTACGAGCAGGCTCAGGTGATCTTGCACGAAGAAGCGCCATGGATAGACCTGGCCCACTCGGTCCGTTTCACGCCGGTGCGCAAGGAAGTTATCGGCTTCAAGATGGCGGTGTTCGCTCATCACCACTTCGAGAAGGTTGACCTGGCGAAGTAA
- a CDS encoding aminopeptidase P family protein, translating into MFKPAVYSQRRQQLKQRFSSGLLLFPGNTDVSMNYLHNHYWFRQDSSFSYFFGLNQPDLAGLIDIEADSEILFGDDPSLDDVIWVGPQSSFAQRAEAAGIAAVQPYKQLAEVLAQARRQGRTIHYLPPYRGETILELAGLLDCTPAQCKAGASESLMAAVIALREIKGDEEIAEIENALSVTRDMHVAAMRQAKADTYEYQVVAAMEGIMRSHDLQNAYPMIFSRSGEILHNRDHKNRLQAGDLVVNDSGASSLLGYASDITRTFPVGGRFSERQRSLYEIVLAAQQLAIGAMRPGVSYLDVHKQAASHMVAAMSGLGFFNGTPEQVVESGAYAICFPHGLGHQMGLDVHDMEGLGETRVGYDASVSRSELFGLRNLRLAKPLQAGMVVTVEPGIYFIPALIQRWQAEARHSTLINYEKFVEYMDFGGIRIEDDVLVTASGARVLGPAIPKTCAEIEAFMAA; encoded by the coding sequence ATGTTTAAGCCGGCCGTCTACAGCCAGCGCCGGCAGCAGCTGAAACAGCGCTTTTCTTCCGGCCTGCTGCTGTTTCCGGGCAATACCGATGTCTCCATGAACTACCTGCATAACCATTACTGGTTTCGCCAGGATTCTTCGTTTTCGTATTTCTTCGGCTTGAACCAGCCTGACCTGGCGGGGCTGATCGATATCGAGGCCGACAGCGAAATCCTGTTCGGCGACGATCCCAGCCTGGACGACGTGATCTGGGTCGGACCGCAAAGTTCTTTTGCGCAGCGCGCCGAAGCGGCAGGCATCGCCGCGGTGCAGCCATACAAGCAGCTGGCCGAAGTGCTGGCGCAGGCGCGCCGCCAGGGCCGCACGATCCACTACCTGCCGCCTTATCGCGGCGAAACCATACTTGAACTGGCCGGCCTGCTCGATTGCACGCCTGCGCAATGCAAGGCTGGCGCTTCCGAAAGCCTGATGGCCGCCGTGATCGCCTTGCGCGAAATCAAGGGCGACGAGGAAATTGCGGAAATAGAAAACGCCCTGAGCGTGACGCGCGACATGCACGTCGCCGCCATGCGGCAAGCCAAGGCGGATACCTATGAATATCAGGTGGTGGCGGCGATGGAAGGCATCATGCGCAGCCATGACCTGCAAAATGCTTATCCGATGATTTTTTCCCGCAGCGGCGAGATCCTGCACAACCGCGACCACAAGAACCGCTTGCAGGCAGGCGACCTGGTGGTGAACGATTCCGGCGCCTCCAGCCTGCTGGGTTATGCCAGCGACATCACGCGCACTTTTCCGGTCGGCGGCCGTTTCAGCGAACGCCAGCGCAGCTTGTATGAAATCGTGCTGGCCGCGCAGCAGCTCGCCATCGGCGCCATGCGGCCGGGCGTCTCTTATCTTGACGTCCACAAGCAGGCTGCCAGCCACATGGTTGCGGCCATGTCCGGACTCGGGTTTTTTAACGGCACGCCGGAACAGGTGGTGGAGTCCGGCGCTTACGCCATTTGTTTCCCGCATGGCTTGGGCCATCAGATGGGCCTGGACGTGCACGATATGGAAGGCCTGGGCGAGACCCGGGTCGGCTACGACGCCAGCGTCAGCCGCAGCGAGCTGTTCGGCCTGCGCAACCTGCGCCTGGCCAAGCCGCTGCAGGCAGGCATGGTGGTGACGGTGGAGCCGGGCATCTATTTCATCCCGGCCCTGATCCAGCGCTGGCAGGCGGAAGCGCGCCACAGCACGCTGATCAACTACGAGAAATTTGTCGAATACATGGATTTCGGCGGCATCCGGATTGAAGACGACGTGCTGGTAACTGCATCGGGCGCAAGAGTGCTGGGCCCGGCCATTCCCAAGACCTGCGCCGAGATCGAAGCCTTTATGGCGGCCTAG
- a CDS encoding helix-turn-helix domain-containing protein: MEMPQLGSSIRARRHAVKKTLVQVAAETGLTAGFISQLERSQTSPSITSLVVIAKALGVTIGDLIKQPAQLRPDTYRSQRQPYSVASGRVKYERLSTVFPGSQVHSVKFTMPAGYKSELVSHEGDEMIFVLSGQVGYTVGKDSYVLSVGDSLHFDANIPHSIESLPHENQVAEVIWVGTVALFDGPQSTACREQEQLLRGTEFF; this comes from the coding sequence ATGGAAATGCCACAGCTGGGGAGCTCGATCCGCGCGCGGCGTCATGCTGTCAAGAAGACACTGGTGCAGGTCGCGGCCGAAACCGGGTTGACCGCGGGCTTCATTTCGCAGCTTGAGCGCAGCCAGACCAGTCCTTCCATCACCTCGCTGGTGGTGATCGCCAAGGCGCTCGGCGTGACGATCGGCGACCTGATCAAACAACCGGCGCAATTGCGGCCGGATACCTACCGCAGCCAGCGGCAGCCCTACTCGGTGGCCAGCGGCCGCGTCAAATACGAACGACTCTCGACGGTATTCCCCGGCAGCCAGGTGCATTCGGTGAAGTTCACCATGCCGGCCGGCTACAAATCGGAATTGGTGTCGCACGAAGGCGATGAAATGATCTTCGTGCTGAGCGGGCAGGTCGGCTACACGGTAGGTAAAGACAGCTATGTGCTGAGTGTCGGCGACAGCCTGCATTTCGACGCCAATATCCCGCACAGCATCGAATCGCTGCCGCACGAAAACCAGGTGGCTGAAGTGATCTGGGTCGGCACCGTGGCGCTGTTCGACGGCCCGCAATCGACTGCGTGCCGGGAGCAGGAACAGTTATTACGGGGCACCGAATTTTTTTGA
- a CDS encoding amino acid ABC transporter ATP-binding protein, producing MISISNLKKCFGDNTVLKDISLQIGKGSVVAMIGPSGSGKSTLLRCINLLTIPDAGVVNVGGQSIIFDGKQTTLPKARDLAKFRSKTGMVFQHFNLFPHMTVQQNVMEGMVTVLKIPKQEARAAADALLQRVGLSDRADAYPSMLSGGQKQRVAIARALAMKPDVMLFDEATSALDPELVGEVLNVIRALAADGMTMILVTHEIAFAKEVADQVIFMRDGVVVESGPPAIVIDDPVQEATRSFLSRFKNSGH from the coding sequence ATGATTTCAATCAGCAACCTTAAAAAATGTTTTGGCGATAACACTGTCCTGAAAGATATCTCCCTGCAGATCGGCAAAGGCTCGGTAGTGGCGATGATCGGGCCTTCCGGTTCCGGCAAGTCAACCCTGCTTCGCTGCATCAACCTGCTGACGATTCCCGACGCTGGCGTCGTAAATGTCGGCGGCCAGTCGATCATATTTGACGGCAAGCAGACAACGCTGCCGAAAGCGCGCGACCTGGCGAAATTCCGTTCCAAGACCGGCATGGTGTTCCAGCACTTCAACCTGTTTCCGCACATGACGGTGCAGCAGAACGTCATGGAAGGCATGGTCACTGTGCTGAAGATACCGAAGCAGGAAGCGCGCGCCGCGGCCGACGCCCTGCTGCAGCGGGTTGGACTGAGCGACCGCGCAGACGCCTATCCAAGCATGCTGTCGGGAGGACAAAAGCAGCGGGTGGCGATTGCCAGGGCTCTGGCCATGAAACCCGACGTCATGCTGTTCGACGAAGCCACTTCCGCGCTGGACCCTGAACTGGTGGGCGAAGTGCTGAACGTCATCCGCGCGCTGGCGGCGGACGGCATGACCATGATCCTGGTGACGCATGAAATCGCGTTTGCAAAAGAGGTGGCCGACCAGGTCATTTTCATGCGCGACGGCGTCGTGGTCGAATCCGGGCCGCCAGCCATCGTCATCGACGATCCTGTGCAGGAAGCCACGCGCAGTTTCCTGTCGCGCTTCAAGAACAGCGGCCACTGA
- a CDS encoding ABC transporter permease subunit has protein sequence MNNATVTPEVTSEAAPALQTLSKQAAPPHPLREFWGYFSQNRGAVIGLAIIIAMVLAALFADVIAPHSPIEQFRQSTLVPPVWQAGGSSQFLLGTDPVGRDMLSRLIHGVRLSLLIGLVSISLSLTTGVLLGLLAGYFRGLVEVAIMRLMDIMLALPSLLLAIAVVAILGPGLMNAMYAIAVVMLPHYARQTRAAVIGEMSRDYVSASRIAGAGTLRIMFNCVLPNCLAPLIVQATLGFSSAILDAAALGFLGMGAQPPTPEWGSMLASAMEFIQSAWWVVAFPGLAILISVLAFNLMGDGLRDALDPKLKR, from the coding sequence ATGAACAACGCTACCGTTACGCCCGAAGTTACGTCTGAAGCCGCACCTGCCTTGCAAACACTGTCCAAGCAGGCCGCACCGCCGCATCCGCTACGCGAATTCTGGGGTTATTTCAGCCAGAACCGCGGCGCCGTCATCGGCCTCGCTATCATCATCGCCATGGTGCTGGCAGCCTTGTTCGCCGATGTGATCGCGCCGCATTCGCCAATCGAACAGTTCCGCCAGTCGACCCTGGTGCCGCCGGTATGGCAGGCAGGCGGCAGCAGCCAGTTCCTGCTCGGCACCGATCCGGTCGGCCGCGACATGCTGTCGCGCCTGATCCACGGCGTGCGCCTGTCGCTGCTGATCGGCCTGGTGTCGATTTCGCTGTCGCTCACCACCGGCGTGCTGCTCGGCCTGCTGGCCGGTTATTTCCGCGGCCTGGTGGAGGTCGCCATCATGCGCCTGATGGATATCATGCTGGCCTTGCCAAGCCTGCTGCTGGCGATCGCCGTGGTCGCCATCCTCGGGCCAGGGCTGATGAACGCGATGTATGCGATTGCCGTGGTGATGCTGCCGCACTATGCGCGGCAGACGCGCGCCGCGGTGATCGGCGAGATGTCGCGCGATTATGTCAGCGCCTCGCGCATCGCCGGCGCCGGCACCTTGCGCATCATGTTCAACTGCGTCCTGCCCAACTGCCTGGCGCCCTTGATCGTGCAAGCCACGCTCGGTTTCTCTTCCGCCATCCTGGACGCCGCCGCGCTCGGTTTCCTCGGCATGGGCGCACAGCCGCCGACGCCGGAGTGGGGCTCGATGCTGGCCAGCGCCATGGAATTCATCCAGAGCGCCTGGTGGGTCGTGGCTTTCCCCGGCCTGGCGATCCTGATCTCGGTATTGGCGTTCAATTTGATGGGTGACGGCTTGCGCGATGCGCTCGACCCGAAACTGAAACGATAA
- a CDS encoding NAD(P)/FAD-dependent oxidoreductase gives MNPIDNQPAKLPTPLRVVVIGAGIVGAACAIELLRDGHQVTLVDPGEPGGAQAASYGNAAWLSPASVVPMSMPGLWKKLPGYLFDKNSPLTIRWSALPSLLPWLARFIWAGASVARVEATARALSALLRDAPARHRALAQEAGVPDLIISRGLLYAYPDRAAFEAEALAWRLRRDNAVSWKELDAQAIRELVPELDHRYQFAILLEQGANCADPGAYVAALVRHALGLGASLHQARATGLDLQDGRLRAVLTDRGQLPCERAVIAAGIHSKALARLAGDKVVMESERGYHVVIENPPFKLALPVMPADAKTGNTSTLAGLRIAGQVELTSLQAKPDWSRTDTLLRHAAATYPALAASIGTASIQRWIGHRPSTTDGLPVLGPASGCQDVIHAFGHGHVGLASGPVSGRLVADLISGRAPVVDPAPYSVKRF, from the coding sequence TTGAATCCAATCGACAACCAGCCCGCGAAGCTGCCCACCCCCTTGCGCGTGGTGGTCATCGGCGCCGGCATTGTCGGCGCCGCCTGCGCCATCGAATTGCTGCGCGACGGCCACCAGGTCACCCTGGTCGATCCGGGCGAACCCGGCGGCGCGCAGGCCGCCAGCTACGGCAATGCGGCATGGCTGAGCCCGGCTTCGGTGGTGCCGATGTCGATGCCTGGCCTGTGGAAAAAATTGCCGGGATATCTGTTCGATAAAAACAGCCCCTTGACCATCCGCTGGAGCGCCCTGCCGTCGCTGCTGCCATGGCTGGCCAGGTTCATCTGGGCCGGCGCCAGCGTGGCTCGGGTCGAAGCCACCGCCCGGGCGTTGTCCGCCCTGCTGCGCGATGCGCCGGCACGGCATCGCGCGCTGGCGCAGGAAGCCGGCGTGCCCGACCTGATAATCAGCCGCGGGCTGCTGTATGCCTATCCCGACCGCGCCGCCTTCGAAGCGGAAGCGCTGGCCTGGCGCTTGCGGCGCGACAATGCGGTGAGCTGGAAGGAACTTGATGCGCAGGCAATACGCGAGCTGGTTCCCGAACTGGACCACAGGTATCAATTCGCCATCCTGCTGGAACAAGGCGCCAACTGCGCCGACCCGGGCGCCTATGTGGCAGCGCTGGTGCGCCATGCGCTGGGCCTGGGAGCTTCCCTGCATCAGGCCAGGGCGACCGGGCTCGACCTGCAGGACGGCCGCTTGCGCGCCGTCCTTACCGACCGCGGTCAACTCCCCTGCGAGCGTGCCGTGATTGCCGCCGGCATCCACTCCAAGGCGCTGGCCAGGTTGGCGGGCGACAAGGTCGTCATGGAAAGCGAACGCGGCTATCACGTTGTCATAGAAAATCCGCCCTTCAAGCTGGCGTTGCCGGTGATGCCGGCGGACGCCAAGACCGGCAATACCTCGACGCTGGCCGGCTTGCGCATTGCCGGCCAGGTGGAGCTGACCAGCTTGCAGGCGAAGCCGGACTGGAGCCGCACCGACACCCTCCTGCGCCACGCGGCGGCGACCTATCCGGCGCTGGCAGCGTCGATCGGGACAGCATCCATCCAGCGCTGGATAGGACATCGGCCGTCCACCACCGATGGCCTGCCGGTGCTGGGGCCGGCGTCCGGTTGCCAGGACGTGATCCACGCTTTCGGGCACGGCCATGTCGGCCTGGCGTCGGGGCCGGTTTCCGGGAGGCTGGTGGCCGACCTGATATCCGGCCGCGCACCTGTTGTCGATCCGGCGCCCTACTCGGTAAAACGGTTTTAG
- a CDS encoding transposase, which produces MKLRNAQWEKLEPLMTGRAGDSGAKAHNNRLFIDAVLWISAGHRLWHDLPLRFGKWNTTYMRFLRWNKNAVWRRLAAQMQDDQELRMMLERIAVFGDEWCKRIEHRSHKTDSQASYDAAMKQLGGLRSALPAEDDSTLHWLRLVRE; this is translated from the coding sequence ATGAAACTGCGAAATGCCCAATGGGAAAAGCTGGAACCTCTGATGACCGGGAGGGCAGGGGACAGTGGCGCCAAGGCGCACAATAATCGCCTGTTTATCGATGCCGTCCTGTGGATTTCGGCCGGACACCGCCTCTGGCACGATTTGCCGCTGCGATTCGGCAAGTGGAATACCACCTACATGCGTTTTCTGCGCTGGAATAAAAATGCAGTATGGCGTCGCCTGGCGGCGCAGATGCAAGATGACCAGGAGTTGCGCATGATGCTTGAACGCATCGCTGTCTTTGGTGATGAATGGTGCAAGAGAATCGAGCACAGGTCACACAAGACAGACAGCCAGGCAAGCTATGACGCTGCCATGAAGCAGCTCGGCGGCCTCAGGTCGGCGCTGCCGGCGGAGGATGATTCGACCTTGCATTGGCTGCGTCTGGTACGCGAGTAA
- a CDS encoding transporter substrate-binding domain-containing protein has protein sequence MHINRRNFIAQAIAVGSLAAASPVFSQEPESTAARIKRTGKLRMGAINGASPYFTKDLASGEWKGFMVDLGRDLAKYLKAEVEWVETTWGNAVLDVQTNKIDCQLGMAPSPARREVVDFSAPIFQNYNTVVARKGFNFERWEQLNSPAVKVAVDVGSSHDQLVTRILPKASILRFETSAAATMALQSGRVDCQVLVILLSTALLTKLPNVGHIVFPSPDETNPTNVGIRKQSDQAFTKSVNAWLEEARASGKVKSTIISNMQTLVGVPPTAFPPQVHF, from the coding sequence ATGCATATCAATCGACGCAATTTCATCGCCCAGGCCATTGCCGTTGGCTCGCTAGCCGCGGCCAGCCCGGTATTTTCCCAGGAACCGGAATCGACCGCCGCCAGGATCAAGCGCACCGGCAAGCTGCGCATGGGAGCCATCAACGGCGCCTCGCCGTATTTCACCAAGGACCTGGCAAGCGGCGAATGGAAGGGTTTCATGGTGGACCTGGGGCGTGACTTGGCGAAATACCTGAAAGCCGAAGTCGAATGGGTGGAAACCACCTGGGGCAACGCCGTGCTCGACGTGCAGACCAACAAGATCGATTGCCAGCTCGGCATGGCGCCCTCGCCGGCGCGGCGCGAAGTGGTCGATTTTTCCGCGCCGATTTTCCAGAACTACAACACGGTGGTGGCCAGGAAGGGTTTTAACTTTGAGCGCTGGGAGCAGCTCAATTCACCTGCCGTCAAGGTCGCAGTCGATGTCGGCTCCAGCCACGACCAGCTGGTCACCAGGATATTGCCGAAGGCGAGCATATTGCGCTTCGAAACCTCGGCCGCCGCCACCATGGCGCTGCAATCCGGCCGCGTCGACTGCCAGGTGCTGGTCATCCTGCTTTCAACCGCCCTGCTGACCAAGCTGCCGAACGTCGGCCATATCGTATTCCCGTCCCCCGACGAAACCAACCCGACCAATGTCGGCATCCGCAAGCAGTCCGACCAGGCATTCACCAAATCGGTGAATGCCTGGCTGGAAGAAGCCAGGGCCTCAGGCAAAGTGAAAAGCACCATCATTTCCAATATGCAAACGCTGGTCGGCGTACCGCCGACGGCATTTCCACCCCAGGTTCACTTTTAA
- a CDS encoding aspartate/glutamate racemase family protein: MIVRGGRATYGESVGILVLDTKFPRIPGDIGNATTFDFPVRYKVVAGAKAEQIVAAPDRARALLPAFIEAARELENDGVRAITTTCGFLTVVQDEIAEAVSVPVITSSLFLVPLLRRMLGPRRSIGVVTADANSLSAGHLRAAGIDPGWQLIIKGMESRPSFGTILGTGSDPDHALDIDQVRREVMETCLAMQAEAPDLGAFLFECTNLQPYAAAVQAATGLPIFGIYHVVNLLHSAAVAPGFAQGYL, from the coding sequence ATGATTGTTCGCGGCGGACGCGCCACATATGGGGAGAGTGTCGGCATTCTTGTGCTGGATACGAAATTTCCGCGCATCCCGGGCGATATCGGCAACGCCACCACATTCGACTTCCCGGTGCGTTACAAGGTCGTGGCGGGGGCAAAAGCAGAGCAGATCGTTGCTGCGCCCGACCGGGCGCGCGCGCTGCTGCCGGCATTTATCGAAGCCGCCAGGGAGCTCGAGAACGACGGCGTGCGCGCCATCACCACCACCTGCGGTTTCCTGACCGTAGTCCAGGATGAAATTGCCGAGGCTGTCAGCGTACCGGTCATTACTTCCAGCCTGTTCCTCGTCCCGCTGCTGAGGCGCATGCTAGGCCCCAGGCGCAGCATCGGCGTGGTCACCGCCGACGCCAACAGCCTGTCCGCCGGCCATCTGCGCGCGGCCGGCATCGACCCCGGCTGGCAACTGATTATCAAAGGAATGGAATCGCGCCCGTCGTTCGGAACCATCCTGGGTACAGGCAGCGATCCTGACCATGCGCTTGACATCGACCAGGTCAGGCGCGAAGTGATGGAAACATGCCTGGCCATGCAGGCCGAAGCGCCTGACCTCGGTGCGTTCCTGTTCGAATGCACCAACCTGCAGCCGTACGCTGCGGCAGTGCAAGCCGCCACCGGACTTCCCATCTTCGGCATCTATCATGTCGTCAACCTGCTTCACTCCGCCGCGGTGGCGCCTGGTTTTGCGCAAGGCTACCTGTAA
- a CDS encoding ABC transporter permease subunit — protein MFGFLLRRVGLVIPTFLGITLLVFLLIHLIPGNAVEAMTGERGMDPARYAQMAHDLGLDQPIYMQYFNYLGNLFKGDLGMSIMTHTSVLSEFKTLFPATLELSFCAILFALIVGLPAGILAALKRNTVLDYSVMGASLTGYSMPVFWWALLLILLFSVTLGWTPVSGRIDILFDVPPVTGFMLIDSLLSDDSGAFKSALSHLILPTIALGTIPLAVIARMTRSAMLEVLREDYVRTARAKGLSRTRVVAVHALRNALIPVVTVVGLQVGTLLAGAILTETIFSWPGIGKWLVAAIQRRDYPVVQGGILLSAITIILVNLAVDLLYGVINPRIRHRS, from the coding sequence ATGTTTGGATTTCTCCTGCGTCGTGTCGGTCTGGTCATTCCGACCTTTCTCGGCATCACGCTGCTGGTGTTTTTGCTGATACATCTCATACCAGGCAACGCCGTCGAAGCCATGACCGGCGAGCGCGGCATGGACCCGGCCCGTTATGCGCAAATGGCGCACGACCTGGGTCTCGACCAGCCGATCTACATGCAGTACTTCAACTACCTGGGCAACCTGTTCAAGGGCGACCTCGGCATGTCGATCATGACCCACACCTCCGTGCTGAGCGAATTCAAGACGCTGTTCCCGGCGACGCTGGAGCTGTCTTTCTGCGCGATCCTGTTTGCGCTGATCGTCGGTTTGCCGGCCGGCATACTGGCCGCCCTGAAACGCAATACCGTGCTGGATTATTCCGTGATGGGCGCCTCGCTCACCGGCTATTCGATGCCGGTGTTCTGGTGGGCGCTGCTGCTGATCCTGCTGTTTTCCGTGACCCTGGGCTGGACCCCGGTTTCGGGCCGCATCGATATCCTGTTCGACGTGCCGCCGGTGACCGGCTTCATGCTGATCGACAGCCTGCTGTCGGACGATAGCGGCGCGTTCAAGTCCGCACTGTCGCACCTGATCCTTCCTACCATCGCCCTCGGCACCATCCCGCTGGCCGTGATCGCGCGCATGACGCGCTCGGCCATGCTGGAAGTCTTGCGTGAAGATTATGTGCGCACCGCGCGTGCCAAAGGCCTTTCGCGGACCCGGGTGGTGGCTGTGCATGCCCTGCGCAACGCCCTGATTCCGGTGGTGACAGTGGTCGGGCTGCAGGTCGGCACCTTGCTGGCCGGCGCGATCCTGACGGAAACCATCTTTTCCTGGCCCGGCATCGGCAAGTGGCTGGTGGCAGCGATCCAGCGGCGCGATTATCCGGTGGTGCAAGGCGGCATCCTGCTGTCGGCGATCACCATCATCCTCGTCAACCTGGCCGTCGACCTGCTGTACGGCGTGATCAATCCACGTATTCGCCATCGCTCATGA
- a CDS encoding amino acid ABC transporter permease, whose translation MYQWDFHTLWQYRNIIFTGFGYTVGYTVIVVILGLLVGLITGLCRLSPKVYISGPFRAYVELFRCTPVLVQLIWFYYALPILTGIELTPGMAAVLSLTLYGGAFYSEIIRGGVISIDPGQSEAGMALGMTQFQLMRRVVLPQAFKRMTPPLVSQSIMQLKNTSLLSVLAVPDLLYQGQIIAHDTYRPLEIYSLIAILYFAILLPATILAKRLEVKVSDGRGA comes from the coding sequence ATGTATCAGTGGGATTTCCATACGCTTTGGCAATACAGGAACATCATATTCACAGGTTTTGGCTACACGGTAGGCTACACCGTCATCGTCGTCATACTGGGGCTGCTGGTCGGACTGATCACCGGGCTGTGCCGGCTGTCGCCGAAGGTATATATATCCGGGCCATTCCGGGCTTATGTGGAACTGTTCAGGTGCACGCCGGTACTGGTGCAGCTGATCTGGTTTTATTATGCGCTGCCCATCTTGACCGGCATCGAACTGACGCCGGGCATGGCGGCAGTGCTGTCGCTGACCTTGTACGGCGGCGCCTTCTACTCTGAAATCATCCGCGGCGGCGTGATTTCCATCGATCCCGGGCAATCGGAAGCCGGCATGGCGCTGGGCATGACCCAGTTCCAGCTGATGCGGCGCGTGGTGCTGCCGCAAGCGTTCAAACGCATGACGCCGCCGCTGGTCAGCCAATCCATCATGCAGCTGAAGAATACTTCGCTGCTGTCGGTGCTGGCGGTGCCCGACCTGCTCTACCAGGGGCAGATCATTGCCCACGACACCTACCGCCCGCTGGAAATCTATTCGCTGATCGCCATCCTGTATTTCGCGATCTTGCTGCCGGCGACAATCCTGGCCAAGCGGCTCGAAGTCAAGGTGTCCGACGGCCGGGGAGCATGA